TGTGCCACCCAGCTTGATCCATGACCAGCACGACTCGGTGCTTGGGGCCAATGCCAAAGTGTTCGGCAAAATCAGCCAAGGCCCGATTAAACAGGTCGATAGTGACTCGAGGCAACAGCCACCAGTAGGTTTGTCCGCTGCGAGGATGGACAAAGCCATAGAGCCAAAACCAGTCATAGCGACAGTGGACGGGAGCACTGAGCGATCCAAGCCAGTTATCGACCCACACCCGACGCAGGATGGGATGGAGCCCCAAGCGATGTTCGTCCATGGCCCATAGCTGCACGTCGGCGTCGGGATGGGCCATTTTGATTTCCGTCAGTTGAGCGTGCAGATTTTTTTTCCCACACCCACTGCTCCTCTTCGGTGGCGGCGTGCTGATGCTCAGGTCGAGGTACCTTGAGAGAGAACTCCATCTGTTTGAGAATCTCCCACCCCCGTTGGCGATGAACCGAACGGCCTAGGTGCTCACTGAGCCAGTCGGCCACCTTGCGTCCATTCCAAAAGCCGCCATCCGGAGGCTCCTCTTGCAAGGCTTGGTACAGTAAGGCTTGCATTTCATCTTCAAGAATGACTTGCCCATTGCCCTGATTGTGCTGCCGTTGGTCGCCAAGCGCCGCCGGGCCTTGACGGTTATAGCTTCTAACGATTTCATAAATCCAGGCTCGGCTGTAGCCGGTCATCTCAGAGACCTCAGCGGTACTCTTGCCCGATTGCAATAGCCAGATCAGCTGATAATGCCCTCGTTCAATCCCGCTCTTAGCCGATTTATAACGCTGTTCGAGTTCCTCGGTGCTCAAATATGATGCCAGGGTAAGACGACGTCCCATCACCCTTATCCTCGTCTTTCAACCCTACTATTCTAAGGTCGATTAGCCGGACTTGATATAAGCGAGTTGAATGGTAATCTGCTCGCGTTGAGCGAGCGCCACCAACCGGTGCATGAATTGCGTCCGTCGAGAGTTGTTTTCGGGGCCATTATCCGCGTTAATCACCCAACGACGAATGTGGGGGAACTGAGCTTTAACCTGCTGCCACCAGTCCTCTAATCGGTCGACGATGCAGTCTGCGGTCAGTTTTGACGTCACTAACGCCAATGAAAGTTGGTTGTATTGGGGCAGAAAAATGCCAAACGGGGTCACGGTGGCGGTGGGCTTAAAATCGTGGTCAGCCGCTCGAGAGCTAACCCGACTTTTTCCCCCCTCGGTCATAGTCGCCGACCTTGACCGTCGCTTTGGCATCAATGGAGAGCCGCAGGGTGTGGGCATCAGCATCGGCGGCTTGGTTGACCCGATTCACTTCGCTAAAAATCGCCTCGGTTTCAGCAATCACCTTTTGAGGCTTGGTCTTAGCAACCCGCTTCAGGCGATAGCCCAACTGATTTAATCGCTGGCGGATCACTTCGTCACTCGGTAGCTCAGCATCGCTATAGCCTTTTTGCGCCATCAACTGGCGGCGCACCTCAGGCGCACTCAGACGGGTGTACAGCCGCTGACTGGTGAGCGTTGGGTCAGCTTGGGTTTGAGGCTCGACAATCGCCTGAATATCAGACAGCAATTGGGGCAGTTTAGCTTCTACGGGCTTGCGACCCCGCTGAGCAAAGGCATCCTCAATTGGGCCGTGGTTCAGTTCAAAAAGGCCTTTTCGAACCGTGCCCCGATTCCAGCCCAACTCCCGTTCGGCTTTCACGGCCCCGCCGCGACCCAGCGATTGAACCACTTGCGCCATAAACTGTCGGCGCTCTGTTCCTTTCAGTCGGGTTGCAGTGTCTTTCAATAACGCCTTGAGGCTATCGGTTAACACTAGAGGGGCATCATCCATCATCTAAGTGGGAGAACAGCACAGGTCTTGCCTAATCTAATGGATGATCATTTACATGGGCTACTCTAACGTAGCGTCAGAGACCGATTCCGAGGCCCCCCAGGCGATTGAGATTTGTCGGGGCTATTCGAGAGACCATCGCCCCGACTTGAAGCAGTTTTTGGTCAATTTGATTTGTACGGCCGAAGGTGGCATTCCGGTGTGGTTTAAGGTCGGCAGCGGTAATGAGACTGACAGTCAGACCTTTGCGGGGCTGATGGCAGCGTTTGCTGAGCAATGGGAGACGCCTGCGCTGATGGTGGCTGATGCAGCGTTTTATAGCGAACCTAACCTCCAGGCAGTAGGGAGTTTGCCGTGGTTGAGCCGGGTGCCTGTGACCCTCAAGGCTGCTCAAACCCTGGTCGATAGTAGCGTTGACTCCTTGATGGAGATGCCCTGTGAGCTGGAGGGCTATCGGCTATGGGAGCAACGGCAGACCTACGGCGGGGTGGAGCAGCGCTGGATTCTGGTGGAAAGCCCACACCGTCGTGAGTCGGACGATTGGCTAAAGCCCCTCGAAAAGGAGAAAAAGGGGCTGCAACGGCAGTTGCAACAGCTGTGCAGCCAGACCTTTGCCTGTAAGCCCGATGCCATGGAGGCGCTGATGCGCTTTCAGGACACCCTCACCGGCTACAAGCTCACTCAAGTCGCGCTGGTGCCGGTTGCCGCCAAGCACCCCCCCGGCCGGCCCAAGCGCGCTAACCCGTCAGAGCCAGCCACGATAGGGTATCAGTGGCAAGCGACCCTGGAGCGCACCGCTGAGTACGAGGCCCAGTGCCGACAGCGCCATCGTCGTTTCATCCTGGCGACCAATGTCCTGGACGCGCAGGCCTATCCTGCCGAACGGCTGCTGCGCGAGTACAAGGAGCAGCAGCAGGTCGAGCGCGGCTTTCGTTTCCTCAAAGACCCCCTCTTCTTCACCAGTAGTGTCTTTGTCAAAAAGCCCCAACGGGTCGAAGCTCTCGCCCTCGTGATGGCCTTGACTCTGCTGGTCTACAGCCTCGGTCAGCGCCAGCTCAGAGCCCAATTGGCTCAAGCGGGTGAAACGGTGCTTGACCAAAAGAAACGCCCGACGTCCATCCCAACCTTTCGCTGGATTTTGCAGACGTTCCAGGCGATTCACCTCGTTTCGATAAACGCAGGTCAGCAGGTCAGCAACCTATCTGAGGAACGACGCAACATCATCCGTCTCATGGGCTTCCCGGCCTGCCGCTACTATCTCCTAAATTAAGTCCTGTCAACCTGCGGAATGTCGGCTATAACGGCCAAGGCTGGGCCTGAATGCCTGCCCACTCGCTTAACTCGTTGCAGAGCCATTCAATTTCCCGACGAGTACTGTAGACGATAATCATTTGATCATTAGATGAGAAGTTCAAGTTGATTCGATAGCTGGTTCGGTTCGCCGCGCCAGCAGAAATTCCCATTAGTTCTCCTTGGAGAATTACAATTTTTTCCCCACCTTTTAGCCGGTCGAAAGTAACAAAGACTGTCCTATCTTTTTTTTGAAATGCAATATTAGCACTAGTATTATTGAATGAACCTCTAACGTTCATCAAGAACACATCAAGCACTTTCCTTGGGCTTGACCCTTTGAGCACTATAACTATAAGAATTGGGAGAATTGGAAGAAATGGAAGAAATGGAAGAACCGCAGTAAGCAACATAAGAAACAAAGTAAACAGAAAATCTATAAAAAACATTGCAAACGTTATTAAGGCTAGTGCTAGATAAGTCCAGAACAGTAAGTTGTCATTCACGCCTGGAAAGGTATATAGAATTTGATTTAGTGGTACTCTTAGTTGAAGAGTGGTTTGAGTTGCCTTCAGGGAAATAGAGGAGGAGGAGGGACGTGTTGTTGTACCTAAGAAAAGTTTCTGTACGGTTAAGGTCACTTTTGGCTCTTGACGAGGCTTGAGAAAATGTAGCCTTGCGTCTTGTGCTGATGCCGATCTTTTGGCTAGGCTTGGGTTTGTTAGCCACTCAATCCAACTGATGAAAGGCTCGCTGAGGGTTGTCAAATGCTTAAATTCGACGTGTAAATCGTTCTGAGTCAAATCAGCAGGATGTTGACCTGTCGCCAAATAAATTAAAGTCATACCGACACCATACAAATCGGATGCGGGTAACGATCGGCCACCAAATTGTTCGGGTGGCATATAACCATAGGTGCCAACCACTGTTACCGTGCCACCATGAGCGGCTGTTTGTGCCGAGCCAAAATCAATCAGATAAACGTTACCAAGACTATTGCCACTACGGTTTTTGAGCAACACATTGCTCGGTTTAATATCACGATGAATGACAGGCGGCTGAAGTCGATGAAAGTACTCCAAGATGTCTATTAAGTCTTTAGCAATTGCCGTTAATTCTGCTTCACTAAACCTGCGTCCGTCCTGTATCCATTGTTGAAGTGAGCGTGCCTCAATGTAACTTTGTACCAGCGCAAAACCCTTGCAAAACTCGGTTTTAATCTCAAAAAAATCAAGGTGTTGGGGTATTGCTGGGTGATTAAGAGCTTTGAGGGTTTCTGCCTCTCGTTCAAATAATTTCAAATCCTCCCAGGTAAAATCTGGGCTAAACAGTAAGAGTTTAATGACAACAGGCAATTGGTTTTTTAAATCGTGCGCCAGAAGCGTTTGCCGTCCAGGCTTGCGACCCAGCAGTGCTTGAATTTGATAGCGATCGTACAAGATTTGATTGACGAACGGACTGTCAGCACTGCCATCGAACTCGACCATTGGTAAACCTTTTTGAGGTGATTGAAGTAGATCAATGTCAGCGGTTACTCAAACCTTACCCACTCAAAAAGGTTGCCTCCAAGGCATTTTTTGAATACCTGTCCACTTGCTTAACTCACTGCTGAGCCATTCAATTTCCCGATGAACGCCTTCGATGGTAATCATTTGATCATTATCTGGAAAGTACAAGCCGAGTTGATATCTGAAATAAAAATTATTGTTGGTCTGGATCGGTTCGTCATTAGAAATGCCTATCAGTCTTCCTTGACAAATTACAGTTTTTTCCACACCTTTTAGCAGGTTGAGAGTGACAACAACTTCCCTATCTTTTTTTTGAAATGTAACATTAGCACTAGTATTGGGTAAACCTCTAGCATTTTCAAAGCGATTGCCAAGCGCTTTCGCTAGTCTTGGAACTTGAAATGTAGGTAATATCTTAGAAAAAGATATCAGAAAGCCTACAACCAGAAACGGCAAAGCAAGACAAAATTTGCTGATAGGTGTTTCAAAGAAAGGCAGTGAGACTAGTTCTAGATAAGCGGGGAACATCAGGAGGACTAGTGGTAGATAAGCCCAAAACTGCATGATGTCATTCATACCCGGAAAGAAATATCGAATTTGCGTTAATGGTACTTTTAGTTGAAGAGTGGTTTGAGTTATCTCCAGGGAAATAGAGGAGGAGGGATGTGTTGTTATACCCAAGTGTTTTGTTTGTCTGATCAATGCCGC
Above is a genomic segment from Nodosilinea sp. E11 containing:
- a CDS encoding ISAzo13-like element transposase-related protein; protein product: MTPFGIFLPQYNQLSLALVTSKLTADCIVDRLEDWWQQVKAQFPHIRRWVINADNGPENNSRRTQFMHRLVALAQREQITIQLAYIKSG
- a CDS encoding serine/threonine-protein kinase, coding for MVEFDGSADSPFVNQILYDRYQIQALLGRKPGRQTLLAHDLKNQLPVVIKLLLFSPDFTWEDLKLFEREAETLKALNHPAIPQHLDFFEIKTEFCKGFALVQSYIEARSLQQWIQDGRRFSEAELTAIAKDLIDILEYFHRLQPPVIHRDIKPSNVLLKNRSGNSLGNVYLIDFGSAQTAAHGGTVTVVGTYGYMPPEQFGGRSLPASDLYGVGMTLIYLATGQHPADLTQNDLHVEFKHLTTLSEPFISWIEWLTNPSLAKRSASAQDARLHFLKPRQEPKVTLTVQKLFLGTTTRPSSSSISLKATQTTLQLRVPLNQILYTFPGVNDNLLFWTYLALALITFAMFFIDFLFTLFLMLLTAVLPFLPFLPILPILIVIVLKGSSPRKVLDVFLMNVRGSFNNTSANIAFQKKDRTVFVTFDRLKGGEKIVILQGELMGISAGAANRTSYRINLNFSSNDQMIIVYSTRREIEWLCNELSEWAGIQAQPWPL
- a CDS encoding IS1634 family transposase, which codes for MGYSNVASETDSEAPQAIEICRGYSRDHRPDLKQFLVNLICTAEGGIPVWFKVGSGNETDSQTFAGLMAAFAEQWETPALMVADAAFYSEPNLQAVGSLPWLSRVPVTLKAAQTLVDSSVDSLMEMPCELEGYRLWEQRQTYGGVEQRWILVESPHRRESDDWLKPLEKEKKGLQRQLQQLCSQTFACKPDAMEALMRFQDTLTGYKLTQVALVPVAAKHPPGRPKRANPSEPATIGYQWQATLERTAEYEAQCRQRHRRFILATNVLDAQAYPAERLLREYKEQQQVERGFRFLKDPLFFTSSVFVKKPQRVEALALVMALTLLVYSLGQRQLRAQLAQAGETVLDQKKRPTSIPTFRWILQTFQAIHLVSINAGQQVSNLSEERRNIIRLMGFPACRYYLLN
- a CDS encoding ISAzo13-like element transposase-related protein; this translates as MAQVVQSLGRGGAVKAERELGWNRGTVRKGLFELNHGPIEDAFAQRGRKPVEAKLPQLLSDIQAIVEPQTQADPTLTSQRLYTRLSAPEVRRQLMAQKGYSDAELPSDEVIRQRLNQLGYRLKRVAKTKPQKVIAETEAIFSEVNRVNQAADADAHTLRLSIDAKATVKVGDYDRGGKKSG